A section of the Pseudovibrio sp. M1P-2-3 genome encodes:
- a CDS encoding DUF2312 domain-containing protein codes for MTEPGGVAADQLKSFIERVERLEEERQVLSDDIKDVYAEAKGTGFDVKVLRKIVALRKRKPHEREEEEAVMDLYLHALGMAGPVEA; via the coding sequence ATGACAGAACCAGGTGGAGTCGCAGCCGATCAACTCAAGTCTTTCATAGAGCGAGTGGAAAGATTGGAAGAAGAGAGGCAAGTCCTCTCTGACGATATCAAGGACGTTTACGCAGAAGCCAAGGGAACAGGCTTTGACGTGAAAGTCCTTCGTAAAATCGTAGCCCTTCGCAAACGCAAGCCTCATGAGCGTGAAGAGGAAGAGGCAGTCATGGATTTGTATCTCCACGCTTTGGGCATGGCCGGACCAGTGGAGGCTTAG